A region of Fimbriimonadaceae bacterium DNA encodes the following proteins:
- the hndC gene encoding NADP-reducing hydrogenase subunit HndC, which translates to MKTVQPGPEIESFYHLSGVEMENRRCRGLGCFAAKAQDPSGWRTALAQWPPVYCLGKCYASPSSTETIGDPRIEIHCDEPIVLAGVSDGSQQDYAAYRAAGGYTALERVIRSAPEWAIEQLELSQLRGRGGAAFPAARKWRAVHGQDESRKFVVANADEGDHGSYIDRFIIERTPHRLIESLLIAGHAVGADKGYIYLRKEYPVAEEKLRAALKEATAEGWLGGNFELELVIGQGSYVCGEETSLLNSIEHRRPEVRSRPPYPTQAGLFGAPTLVNNVETLASIPWIMLNGGEAYAKKGIGQSRGTKAVSLNSLFKRPGLYEVEFGVPLRTILKDIGGGLKASTIKAVMVGGPLAGVVRPEEFDVAFGFEEMQAIGASIGHGGIVAFDDLTRMPDLLAHIFSFGAVESCGKCVPCRIGTGRAQALFDRIAQEGELSVAEAVELKSLLQALRLSSLCGHGTGLAEVAASILAKFPEEFPSCLR; encoded by the coding sequence GCGCAATGGCCACCGGTTTACTGCCTCGGCAAGTGCTACGCTTCCCCTTCCAGTACCGAGACGATTGGCGATCCCAGGATCGAAATTCACTGCGATGAACCGATTGTGCTGGCGGGAGTAAGCGATGGGTCGCAGCAAGACTATGCGGCCTATCGTGCGGCGGGAGGTTACACGGCCTTGGAACGGGTTATCCGATCCGCTCCGGAGTGGGCAATCGAGCAGCTTGAACTCTCGCAGCTGCGGGGGCGAGGCGGGGCAGCCTTTCCAGCCGCCCGAAAGTGGCGCGCGGTCCATGGCCAGGACGAATCCAGAAAGTTCGTGGTGGCCAATGCCGATGAGGGCGACCATGGTTCGTACATCGACCGCTTCATCATTGAGCGCACGCCGCACCGGCTGATCGAGTCGCTGCTAATCGCCGGGCATGCGGTCGGGGCAGACAAAGGCTATATCTACCTCCGTAAGGAATACCCCGTCGCCGAAGAAAAGCTACGTGCAGCCTTGAAAGAGGCCACGGCCGAAGGATGGCTTGGAGGGAACTTCGAGCTTGAACTGGTGATTGGGCAAGGCAGCTATGTGTGTGGCGAGGAGACTTCTCTCCTCAACTCCATCGAACATCGACGACCTGAAGTCCGTTCCCGCCCCCCTTATCCCACGCAGGCCGGCCTTTTCGGCGCCCCCACCTTGGTAAACAACGTCGAGACCCTGGCGAGCATTCCTTGGATCATGCTGAACGGCGGCGAAGCCTATGCCAAAAAGGGCATTGGCCAGAGCCGGGGAACGAAGGCGGTGTCGTTGAACTCACTTTTCAAGCGACCCGGGCTTTATGAGGTGGAATTCGGGGTCCCGCTTCGCACCATCCTCAAGGACATTGGAGGTGGTCTCAAGGCGTCGACCATCAAGGCGGTGATGGTGGGTGGTCCCCTCGCCGGTGTCGTCCGGCCGGAGGAGTTCGATGTTGCCTTTGGTTTTGAGGAGATGCAGGCGATTGGAGCCAGCATCGGCCACGGCGGAATTGTCGCATTCGACGACCTGACGCGAATGCCCGACCTGCTCGCCCACATCTTCTCCTTCGGAGCCGTAGAATCCTGCGGAAAATGCGTGCCGTGTCGTATCGGGACAGGTCGAGCGCAGGCACTTTTCGATCGAATTGCGCAGGAGGGTGAGCTATCCGTTGCCGAGGCTGTGGAGCTCAAATCCCTGCTCCAAGCGCTTCGCCTGTCGAGCCTGTGCGGACACGGGACGGGCCTAGCCGAAGTTGCCGCCAGCATTTTGGCAAAGTTCCCCGAGGAGTTTCCCAGTTGCCTAAGGTAA